In Solea senegalensis isolate Sse05_10M linkage group LG18, IFAPA_SoseM_1, whole genome shotgun sequence, a single window of DNA contains:
- the tex2l gene encoding testis-expressed protein 2: MAHNGKNGEKGSEDKEGKDEPHKLSADGGSSLTTRRHLPRGIVIQLTGTEGEWDSLDDSELIFSLDHDEDYPSISLSKERHLSVEDDRRSQSQSFHVPLSPSSPDSLGNCSATRPSFLSPGPSSPTTRPLSSLVKSLSTELELKEGSTLRPKPFLNLVKSISTEITHSEPEVSQSKSDSRLNLHLWKQLTQPKSRSNGDSRTAPPSPSSLSPSGEALRGGFFKMELEDTKRKLSEAMHEPLSNMFSKIMREESIGSPKHQSKTQSCHQVGSRGLGRESSTDTNLSESPVRNVRKTDADVLPVFDWPSVKSHGRVHHSSCPVHHQRPHHMEEELEICTEGDVMRVFATETHRRARRPPAGSQVPVAPFEQISPPTQQPRPVPCMSLFCVGVLSYGYFILPLSPYLSGLALGLALGFLLGLFLVRIGSSRSRCQAPTDTRVIPTSGAVHNEPESLKGWMNEIHDYDPETFHSAQTHSVFATLEGSRLRLDSPRTNVSRRATYDERVPEAVFVKSRCFQLTNSKVFLLPSVLANKRLWNPKYPICIQLSVTAQEDEGDEPDESTSPKQSSRKPVHDPPTSLYLFSRTGREKEEWFRHFLFASVDTKREKEAEGQRRDRCVSRSGDPAPAQTGHILNNSSSSRVDSSDDDGPCTPPPAPSVPVPHCTQTSSSTSNLPAPLDYPSYMSRLLATEDMSPLSSPGGDSSTETSPTLRAKCTCHVAEHHGRSQTAWADALIGRIFWDFLREKHWADAVSQKIQKKLSKIRLPYFMNELTLTELDMGSSMPHITAASKPAFNHRGVWVELQLVYTGVLQMTLQTKFNLSKLGKDGSQEAELGSETRNTCCRSVLSVLADSDEESSSAGSSDEEEFLLSEPQCPLTDKGSTAGTEGTGGGRTGRKILRFVDKIAKSKYFQKATENEFIRKKFEEMSNTPLLLTVEVQELSGTLVVNVPPPPTDRIWYSFCVPPKLELHVRPKLGEREVTFCHVTEWIERKLQDEFQKVFVLPNMDDICLPLMHSGMEPPQVSEPLSTQSHCSSTESIERIPSEIPGTESD; the protein is encoded by the exons ATGGCACATAATGGAAAAAATGGGGAGAAAGGAAGTGAGGATAAAGAAGGCAAGGATGAACCACACAAACTCTCCGCAGATGGTGGCTCCTCTTTGACGACCAGAAGGCATCTACCTCGAGGGATTGTGATCCAGCTGACTGGGACAGAGGGAGAATGGGACAGCTTAGACGACAGTGAGCTTATCTTCTCCCTGGACCATGATGAGGACTACCCTTCTATATCTCTCTCTAAAGAGAGGCATCTTTCTGTGGAAGATGACCGACGGTCGCAGTCGCAGTCCTTCCATGTCCCTTTGTCTCCATCCTCGCCAGACTCTTTGGGGAACTGCTCTGCCACTAGACCCAGTTTCCTCTCTCCGGGCCCGTCCTCACCTACCACCCGACCTCTGTCAAGCCTGGTCAAGTCTCTCTCCACGGAATTGGAGCTCAAAGAAGGCTCCACACTCAGACCCAAGCCCTTTCTCAACCTCGTGAAGTCGATTTCGACAGAGATTACCCACTCAGAACCTGAGGTATCGCAGTCAAAGTCAGACTCCCGCCTCAACCTACACCTATGGAAGCAGCTGACTCAACCGAAATCCCGCAGCAATGGGGACTCTCGCACTGCGCCCCCTTCTCCTAGCTCCCTCTCCCCAAGTGGAGAGGCTCTGAGGGGAGGCTTCTTCAAAATGGAACTGGAGGACACCAAGAGGAAGCTCTCGGAGGCCATGCATGAACCTCTGAGCAACATGTTCAGTAAGATCATGAGAGAGGAGAGCATAGGCAGCCCCAAACACCAGTCCAAGACCCAGTCTTGTCACCAAGTCGGCTCCAGAGGTTTGGGTCGGGAGAGCAGCACAGATACAAATCTTTCAGAGTCGCCCGTGAGGAACGTTAGAAAAACAGACGCTGACGTGTTGCCCGTGTTTGACTGGCCTTCTGTTAAAAGTCACGGGAGAGTTCACCACAGCTCGTGTCCGGTTCATCACCAGAGACCACATCACATGGAGGAAGAGCTGGAAATATGCACAGAAGGTGATGTAATGCGAGTATTtgccacagagacacacagacggGCGAGGAGACCACCTGCTGGCTCCCAGGTGCCGGTAGCACCATTTGAACAGATTTCACCTCCTACTCAGCAACCACGTCCTGTGCCATGCATGAGTTTATTCTGTGTGGGAGTGTTGTCTTATGGATATTTTATCCTTCCTCTCAGTCCGTATCTCTCTGGTCTGGCTCTGGGATTAGCACTGGGCTTCTTGCTCGGACTGTTCCTCGTCAGGATAGGTTCCTCCAGGTCTCGTTGTCAGGCTCCTACCGACACACGGGTGATTCCGACAAGTGGTGCTGTTCACAACGAGCCTGAGAGCCTCAAG GGCTGGATGAACGAGATACATGATTACGACCCTGAGACCTTCCATTCAGCGCAGACTCACTCTGTGTTTGCAACGTTGGAGGGTTCCCGTCTCCGCCTGGACTCCCCGAGGACCAACGTCAGCCGCAGGGCCACTTACGACGAGAGAGTCCCCGAGGCCGTCTTTGTCAAGTCACGCTGCTTTCAGCTCACTAACAGTAAA GTCTTTCTGCTTCCATCTGTGTTGGCAAATAAGAGACTGTGGAACCCAAAATATCCCATCTGCATCCAACTGTCCGTGACAGCGCAGGAGGACGAGGGAGACGAACCAGATGAATCTACAAGTCCAAAACAAAGCTCCCGGAAACCCGTCCATGACCCCCCGACCTCTCTCTACCTCTTCAGCCGCACGGGACGCGAGAAAGAAGAGTGGTtccgtcacttcctgtttgcgtCCGTGGACACTAAGAGGGAAAAGGAGGCGGAGGGACAGAGACGTGACAGATGTGTGTCCAGATCGG GAGATCCAGCACCAGCACAGACAGGTCACATCctaaacaacagcagctccagcagagtGGACAGCAGTGACGACGATGGCCCCTGCACGCCTCCTCCAGCCCCCTCCGTCCCTGTTCCTCACTGCACTCAGACCTCCAGCAGCACCAGTAACCTCCCGGCACCGCTCGACTACCCCAGCTACATGTCTCGTCTCCTGGCCACAGAGGACATGTCCCCGCTGTCCAGTCCTGGAGgagacagcagcacagagacgAGTCCCACCCTCAGAGCAAAG TGCACATGTCATGTAGCAGAGCATCATGGGAGGAGCCAGACCGCGTGGGCCGACGCGCTCATTGGTCGAATCTTCTGGGACTTCCTGCGGGAGAAACACTGGGCCGACGCCGTTTCTCAGAAGATCCAGAAGAAGCTGAGCAAAATCAGA TTGCCTTACTTCATGAACGAGTTGACTCTGACAGAGTTGGACATGGGAAGCTCGATGCCTCacatcactgctgcctccaaacCAGCGTTTAACCACAGAG gtgtgtgggtggagctgCAGCTGGTCTACACAGGCGTCCTGCAGATGACCCTGCAGACCAAGTTTAACTTGTCCAAGCTGGGGAAAGACGGCAgtcaggaggcggagcttggCAGCGAGACACGTAACACGtg CTGCAGGTCCGTCCTCAGCGTGTTGGCCGACAGTGACGAGGAATCGTCCAGCGCTGGATCCTCTGATGAAGAAGAGTTTCTTCTCTCTGAGCCTCAGTGTCCGCTCACAGATAAAGGATCCACAGCAGGAACTGaagg GACGGGGGGAGGCAGGACTGGGCGGAAGATTTTgagatttgtggacaaaatcgCCAAATCCAAGTATTTCCAGAAGGCGACGGAGAACGAGTTCATCAGGAAGAAGTTTGAGGAGATGTCCAACACGCCTCTGCTGCTCACCGTGGAGGTCCAGGAGCTGTCGGGGACGCTGGTCGTCAACGTCCCGCCTCCCCCCACTGACAGGATATG GTACAGCTTCTGTGTTCCGCCCAAACTGGAACTGCACGTCCGACCTAAACTGGGAGAAAGAGAAGTGACTTTCTGTCACGTGACGGAGTGGATCGAGAGGAAACTGCAGGACGAGTTTCAG AAAGTGTTTGTTCTGCCAAACATGGACGACATCTGTTTACCACTGATGCATTCTGGGATGGAGCCGCCTCAAGTGTCTGAGCCTCTGTCCACTCAGTCTCACTGTTCCTCCACTGAGTCCATCGAGAGGATCCCGTCTGAGATTCCTGGCACAGAGTCGGACTAA
- the LOC122759476 gene encoding NADPH oxidase organizer 1-like — MTADQRCVITARIIGAVQKTKPKLKTFMISVLWSDNAEVIVYRSFQDFKKFHRDLKKRFPNMNPFQKKNRVIPKFHGKARRSSLPQKGSKRSVLRMKFLESYCDKLLQCEQNIIQSSEVTYFFTPKDQDLESDFTTNSVMTLLSDDMPDGGSGGDVSRQHAGNVSHPFVTQTYRCIAPYETKDTKNRAFNVDVDERLDVLIKDPAGWWLVEKEDKRMAWFPAPFLELLEGEDDDDAGFQLAGSLYCAVRSYSTKKEDEVSVPIGSVVEVLRKSDNGWWLIRLNGKAGYVPAMYLKPYNNPRAGIFSMQRKMHSSTLHLESRRESEASYSSSITEETNPGRGQPTAPGRIHKARSLDVLSETWLQGQAARGASTADSRKYSTSTESSFSGLSSSSESSQSLSPSPVSVDLPSVSPQPSTSSHGNTSPDFSNTSPDSQRSKSSDGAPRVPARPRTEEILTRCTTLTRKAALATKTVLRNQQFEASMADNSHYGHSDKIHVL; from the exons atgaCTGCTGACCAGCGCTGTGTGATCACGGCCCGGATCATTGGAGCCGTccaaaaaaccaaaccaaaactcAAG acCTTCATGATCAGTGTGTTATGGTCTGATAACGCTGAAGTGATTGTCTACAGGTCCTTCCAAGATTTCAAGAAATTCCAC AGGGACCTGAAAAAGAGATTCCCCAACATGAACCCttttcagaaaaagaacagaGTAATCCCCAAATTTCATG GAAAGGCCAGGAGAAGCAGTCTGCCACAGAAGGGATCCAAGCGATCTGTCCTACGCATGAAGTTTCTGGAGAGCTACTGCGACAAACTGCTGCAGTGCGAACAAAACATCATCCAGAGCTCGGAGGTGACGTACTTCTTCACACCCAAAGACCAGGACCTGGAGTCAGACTTCACCACCAACAG CGTCATGACTCTGCTGTCCGACGACATGCCCGATGGCGGCAGTGGAGGAGACGTGAGTCGCCAGCACGCAGGCAACGTATCTCACCCTTTCGTCACCCAGACTTACCGCTGCATCGCCCCCTATGAGACAAAGGACACCAAGAACCGAGCGTTCAACGTTGATGTGGACGAGAGGCTGGATGTCCTGATCAAAGACCCTGCAG GTTGGTGGCTAGTGGAAAAAGAGGATAAGCGAATGGCCTGGTTTCCTGCTCCGTTTCTGGAGTTATTAGAGGGAGAGGATGACGACGATGCTGGATTCCAGCTGGCAG GTTCCCTGTATTGTGCCGTGAGGAGTTACTCGACCAAGAAGGAGGATGAAGTGTCCGTGCCCATCGGCTCCGTGGTGGAGGTGCTGAGAAAGTCTGACAATGGCTGGTGGCTCATCAG GTTGAATGGAAAGGCAGGGTATGTCCCCGCCATGTACCTGAAGCCCTACAACAACCCACGAGCAGGCATTTTCAGCATGCAGAGAAAGATGCATAGTTCCACCCTCCACCTGGAGAGCCGCAGGGAATCCGAGGCTTCTTATTCGTCAAGCATCACTGAGGAAACCAACCCAGGAAGAGGTCAGCCAACTGCACCTGGCAGGATCCACAAGGCCCGCTCTCTCGATGTCCTCTCAGAGACCTGGCTGCAGGGACAGGCGGCTAGAGGTGCCTCCACCGCAGACAGTCGCAAGTACAGCACCAGCACTGAGTCCAGCTTCTCCGGGCTCTCCTCGAGCAGCGAATCCAGCCAGTCCCTCTCGCCGAGCCCAGTGTCTGTAGATCTTCCCTCAGTCTCACCGCAGCCCAGTACTAGCTCCCATGGCAACACCAGCCCAGATTTCAGCAACACCAGCCCTGACTCGCAGAGGTCCAAGAGCAGCGACGGGGCTCCGAGGGTGCCAGCCAGACCCAGAACTGAGGAGATTCTGACCCGCTGCACCACCTTGACCCGCAAGGCGGCACTGGCGACCAAGACAGTGCTGAGAAACCAACAGTTTGAAGCCTCCATGGCTGACAACTCTCACTACGGCCACTCAGATAAGATACATGTTCTTTGA